TAAGGCCAGTTGTTTTTCAGGCTGTTTAAATAAGATTTTTTCTAAAGAGAAACTTGATCTTTTGGCCAGGGAGAGTGGCTTTGTACAGCGTAAGTCACGTTTGGACGCATCTAAGTTCCTTGATCTACTTCTTTTTTGTGATCAGTACCTAGATCAAGTGAGCCTTGAGGATCTGGCCAATGGTTTTGTTGAGCAACATGGTTTGTCTATTTCAAAACAAGCCGTCCAAGAGCGGTTCAATATCAAGGCTGTCGAATTTATGAGTGCTTTGCTTAGCCAATTGCTGGCTGGGCAGCTGAATTTGAACCCATCTGAACAAAACAAATTTAAGCGGTTCAATCGGGTGATGGTCAAAGATTCTACACGGTACACGCTTCCAGAGGCTTATGCCAAAACGTTCAAAGGTCATGGAGGCCAAGGCAGCAAGGCCCAGATCAGTATCCAGTATGAATATGATTTGCTTACCAATGTCACTCAAAGGCTGGAATTGACGGCAGCCTGCCGTAATGATCAAACAGATTCTAGGCAAACCCTGGGCGATATCGAAAAGGGAGACCTCTTGGTTCGGGACTTGGGCTATGTGACCCAGCACTATCTGAAGCATGTTTCCCAACAAGGGGCTTATTTCCTGAACCGCTTAAACAGCAGGTGGGGCGTTCAGGATGTGGACCAGGCTCCAATCGACTTTTCTGCCATATTGAGAAAACTCAACAAACACACATTGCCTGCTTTAGAGCTGGAGGTGAAAATCGCAGATATGCCGATGCGAATGATTGTTGCAAAAGTGCCCGAGCAGGTTTACAAACAACGTTTATTGAGGGCTGAAAGAGCAGCCCATGGTAGACACAAGGTCAGTAAAGAGTATAAAACAAGGGCATGGCTGAACATATTTATAACCAATGTGCCAAAAGCATGGGTTTCCACTTCACAGGTTCAAGGCATATACCGCACCCGCTGGCAAATCGAACTTGTATTCAAAGCCTGGAAATCACAAGCCCGAATTGACAAAATGAAAGCTATGAAACAGGAAAGATTCCAGTGCCAGCTTATTGCCCGCTTTATCTGGATCATGCTCCACTATCAAGCCTTCAGGTTAATAGAACAGGGCTTGCTTGACCAAGGAATGGCTATACGGTGCAGTCAGAATAAATTTTTCAAAACAGCTTTTAGGCTATCTAATGACCTCAAGAAAGTTGTTTTTGAAGACCAACCCCTAGAATACTGGTTTAAAAAATTACTCATCCGATCTGATAGAAAATATCTCACTGAAACCAAAAACGGAAAACAAAATGTGTTTAAGACCATAAACAACTTCTTAACTTGACGGCTATGGCATTTATTGCGGCATCTGCTACCCACACATCTGTCGTCGAGTCTGGCAGTTCGTAGAATAAATCTGCGTACTACTGCAACTTTAGGGGAATACCATAATTGAATTTTTAGGTAGTTAAGCGGATGCCTGAAGGTGTTTTTGAGAAGTAATTTTACCCTTTAATTATTTCAAAAACACAATCAGAACATGACAACTTTTTATGAAAAGGAAGGCGTGGTAAAAGCCAGTGCTAATGTAGCATCGGGAACCATGACCGTGCAGTGGGATTCATTACTCGATGACAAAGCCATCGAAGAATGCTGTGAAGCTCAAATCGAGCAAGTAAAAAAGGGAATTAAAGTATTATTGTTGGATGTTGCGACTGCTAATGGTGTGCCGTCACAAAAAAGACAAGATTGGTTTGAAAGCCATCTGTTCCCTAATTTCTCTTCCCTCGGTCTAAAGGCATCAATTACGATTTTACCAAAGAGTGCTTTGACTAAACTGGCCTCTAAAAAATGGGTGAAAAATGCTGGAACATTTAAGTTCGATTCGTTTGAAGCAGGGAGTTTGTCGGATGCACAGGAGCTAGCGCGTCAGCTCTAGTTACCATCCATATAAGGAATAAAAAGCGGGAGGTTCTATTCTTAGAATTTTCCGCTTTTTCTGTTTAGTATTGAGTTTTATTCTAGCACAACTCAGGCACATTAAACCCATTTAGCCCATGAAAAATTTACCCTTACACCTCAAAATCGTCATAGGTCTAGTTTTAGGAGTTATTTGGGCGTTTGTTTCCAGTGCTTTGGGTTGGAATGATTTTACCATTACATGGATTGACCCTTTTGGGGTGATTTTTATTCGCTTGCTGAAGTTTATCGCTGTGCCTCTGGTACTTTTTTCTATTATTAGTGGCGTGTCAGGGTTGAGCGATGTATCCAAATTGGGTCGCTTGGGAGGCAAAACTTTGGGTGCCTATATGGTGACTACCGTTGCTGCTGTGGGGATTGGTTTGCTTCTAGTCAATGTGGTGAAGCCAGGTGACTTTGTAGAGGAAGATCAGCGAATAAAAAATAGAATTGCCTTCGAACTTTGGTTACAAGACCAGAACATGGGCATCCCACACGATGGAGAGTCCTATCTCAATGACCCTACCTACCAGCATCTGATCACCGATGCCCAGAAGGAAAATCAGCTGTCTGAAGAAGATCAACAAAAAGTGGCCGAAAAAATGGAGTCGGCCAAAAAACAAAAAGAGAGTAGCCCTTTGATGTTTATCGTGGAGATGGTACCGGAGAATGTCATTTTCTCTATCTCCAATAATGGACTGATGCTTCAGGTGATATTCTTCTCCATCTTTTTTGGAATCACATTGGTGATGGTACCTGAGGACAAAAAGAAACCAGTGGTAGACTTTATTCAAAGCATGAATGAAGTCTTCCTGAAAATGGTGAATATGGTGATGGGCGCCGCTCCGTTTTTTGTATTTGCCTTGCTGGCGGGTGTTATCGCTAAGATGGCAGATACGCCTGCGGAGGTGTTTGAAATCTTCTTAGGCCTTGGTTCATACTCATTGACTCTGGTGGCAGGTTTATTCTTCCTGGTGTTTGTTTTCTATCCATTAATTATGAAGGTTTTCGTGCCAAAATTGAGCTACAAAGAATTCTTTAAGAATATAAGTCCGGCGCAATTTCTGGCCTTTTCTACCAGCTCTAGTGCGGCTACGCTCCCAGTCACTATGGAGTGTGTAGAAGACAACATGGGCGTGTCCAACAACATCGCCAGCTTCGTACTTCCTGTTGGTGCTACAGTTAACATGGATGGCACGAGTTTGTATCAAGCGGTAGCTGTAGTCTTCCTGGCGCAGCTTCATATGGTAGATCTCACAGTCGCTCAGCAGTTGACCATTGTGCTTACCGCTACACTCGCCTCTATCGGTGCCGCAGCTACCCCTAGTGCCGGCTTGGTGATGATGATTATCGTCTTGCAATCCGTAGGTTTAAATCCTGCTTGGGTAGCCATCATCTTCCCCGTAGACCGTATTCTCGATATGTGTCGCACAGTAGTGAATGTGACTGGAGATGCGACCGTTTCTACCTTGATCGCCAAAAGTGAAGGAGAGTTGAGTAAGTATTAATGAAAAAGCAAGTCGTAGTCATTTCAAATCACGCTTTAAGATAAAATCAATTTTAATGTCAAATGAACTTAATGTATATGAAACGTATTTTCATTTTATTAATTCTGGGAAACATCTGGGCATGCGGGAATAAGAAAGAAACAGTAACAAGTAATCCAGTTAATAAACAATTAGATACAATTGCCAAGGATTCTGTTTTATTGAATTCCAAGTGGATTAATTATAAGTATGAAGACAGTGCTTATTTACAGATAGTTAAAATAAAGTTTTCTGAAATCAATGAAGTTGACAGTGAATCTTTAGAGTTTGTGGTTAATTCTCAAAATTTAAAGTCCAATGTGATTAACTCATATTCTGGTATTGCACAGAAGTATATTGATTCTCTTGGAAATGCTGAATTATCTGAAGATGAATATGGAAATGCTGTTTTTATTACTGAATTTATAAAACAAGAAGACAACTGCAAATTTTTCATCTCAATTGGAGATAAGCAATACACTGACTCAAGCAATATTCCAAATGAAGGAAATCATCTAGAATTTTTTGCTAATTATGGTTGTGAAAAACTTAATTCTGACGTTGAAAGATTTGAATCAAAAGGTATTCTAAGGATATTTGAATAATTTATAGTTACTTCAAAGTTCATTACCTAGATTTAGAACAATAGATTGAAACAATCTCAAGCCTACTAAAATCCTATCAAAAGAACCAAACAAAGAACCCCAGTGTTTCGTATCTTTGTAATCTCATATAAGAAGAAAAGAAGATGGCTGAAGCAGTAGCAAATACCCCGGTAAATATATATTTCGAGTCGAACCCGAACCCAAACACATTGAAGTTTGTAGTGAACTTTATGTTGGTACCTGAAGGCACCAATTTCGACTACCCATCGCCTGAGCGTGCCACTAACTCTGAGTTGGCGCAAGAGCTATTCACTTTTCCATTTGTGAAAGGTGTATTTGTGATGAGTAATTTTATTACGGTATCGAAAGACGAAGCTACGGAATGGGAAGAAGTACGCGACGGCATCAAAGAACACATCAAAGGTTATTTGGAGTCTGGAAAATTGGCGGTAAACCTGTCTCAGCCTTACGCAGAACCAAAGCAAGAAGACGCAGCGCCGAAAGCACCTGTGTCAGACCTAGACGAAAATATTAAAGGCATCTTGGACGAATATATTCGCCCAGCCGTAGAGCAAGACGGTGGCGCGATTGACTTCCACTCTTTCGAAGATGGCAAAGTGAAAGTGGTTCTTCAAGGTGCTTGTAGTGGATGTCCTTCCTCTACCCTTACGCTTAAAGCAGGCATCGAAAATCTCTTGAAGAGAATGGTACCTGAAGTTCAAGAAGTAGAGGCGATTAATGGGTAAACTAATTCCCCCTTAGAAAAAGGGGGTTAGGGGGATTTGCTGGACACCTCATAGGTTTTTATAAATTCTTTTCAATCTCCCCAGCCCTCTTCTCCAAGAGGGAGTAGGATCGTTCATTGATAAGAACTTTTGCACGAAATCTAGACCCGTAGTCGGTGGTAGTATGCTCTGCCTTAGCAGTTACGATAGGGGTGCCGCAACTGGTACGACACGACTGTCATTTCACCCCCAACACCTCTTTAGAAATATGCATCGTCACTAGCATATTGGGTACATCCACTACTTCAGCAATTTTAAGATCACCAGCTAGAGAGCAAAGAATATAGGCGTCTTCTTCGGTCAGGTCATGCTCATTCACCAAATATTCAATCATGTATTTTACAGCCTTTTTGGTAGCTGCGTCGATGGTAGTACCAAAAGCAGTTACAGCATAATAGTCGTCGGTTTCGTATTGCGGCTCGTTCAGATATGGCTTTTGGCCTTTGAGCAATTTTAATTCGAAAACGAATCGCATGGGTGACTCTACCGCAGTACCAGACACTTCACCCATGCCCTGCACGGCGTGAGCATCGCCTATCGAAAACAAGGCGCCTTCTACAAAAACAGGAAAATAAACCGTCGTTCCCTCTACCATATTAGGGTCATCCATATTGCCTCCATTGGCACGAGGAGGAATGGTAGATAGTAAAGAATCGGTGTCCGGAGCCACACCCATCACTCCAGCGAATGGTCTGGTGGGGATTTTGATCTTATCAGAAAAATGAATCAATCGATCCGCGCTGTCTATCTCAAAAATCTTGAGTTTAGGCTCTGTGTACGTATCTGCCAAATATCCGAAACCAGGAAATATGGCCGACCACCCCCAATTACCTACTTCAATCTTGTGCATGGTCACCGCTAGCACATCACCAGGTTGAGCTTCCTCCACGTAGATGGGCCCAGTCAGAGGATGAATTGGATCAAAGGAAACACTGGCCATATCTTCTAAAGTGGAATTGATATTCAGTTGAGCATCCGTGGCTTCTTCTGTAAAGGCCTCCACAATAGCACCACTAGGCACAGAAAGTACTGGCGCTATGGTTCGGCTCCATTTGTTGTGCTTGTGAGTAGAGGGCAGAGTGTACTGAGGTACTACTTCAGGTTTTGAATTTTGACTATTTGGTTGGCAACCAATGACAAATGATAAAGCTAGGATTAAGGTCAATGTTTTCATTTTCTAAAGATAATGATTT
The sequence above is drawn from the Reichenbachiella sp. genome and encodes:
- a CDS encoding dicarboxylate/amino acid:cation symporter; this translates as MKNLPLHLKIVIGLVLGVIWAFVSSALGWNDFTITWIDPFGVIFIRLLKFIAVPLVLFSIISGVSGLSDVSKLGRLGGKTLGAYMVTTVAAVGIGLLLVNVVKPGDFVEEDQRIKNRIAFELWLQDQNMGIPHDGESYLNDPTYQHLITDAQKENQLSEEDQQKVAEKMESAKKQKESSPLMFIVEMVPENVIFSISNNGLMLQVIFFSIFFGITLVMVPEDKKKPVVDFIQSMNEVFLKMVNMVMGAAPFFVFALLAGVIAKMADTPAEVFEIFLGLGSYSLTLVAGLFFLVFVFYPLIMKVFVPKLSYKEFFKNISPAQFLAFSTSSSAATLPVTMECVEDNMGVSNNIASFVLPVGATVNMDGTSLYQAVAVVFLAQLHMVDLTVAQQLTIVLTATLASIGAAATPSAGLVMMIIVLQSVGLNPAWVAIIFPVDRILDMCRTVVNVTGDATVSTLIAKSEGELSKY
- a CDS encoding acetamidase/formamidase family protein, which codes for MKTLTLILALSFVIGCQPNSQNSKPEVVPQYTLPSTHKHNKWSRTIAPVLSVPSGAIVEAFTEEATDAQLNINSTLEDMASVSFDPIHPLTGPIYVEEAQPGDVLAVTMHKIEVGNWGWSAIFPGFGYLADTYTEPKLKIFEIDSADRLIHFSDKIKIPTRPFAGVMGVAPDTDSLLSTIPPRANGGNMDDPNMVEGTTVYFPVFVEGALFSIGDAHAVQGMGEVSGTAVESPMRFVFELKLLKGQKPYLNEPQYETDDYYAVTAFGTTIDAATKKAVKYMIEYLVNEHDLTEEDAYILCSLAGDLKIAEVVDVPNMLVTMHISKEVLGVK
- a CDS encoding NifU family protein, whose amino-acid sequence is MAEAVANTPVNIYFESNPNPNTLKFVVNFMLVPEGTNFDYPSPERATNSELAQELFTFPFVKGVFVMSNFITVSKDEATEWEEVRDGIKEHIKGYLESGKLAVNLSQPYAEPKQEDAAPKAPVSDLDENIKGILDEYIRPAVEQDGGAIDFHSFEDGKVKVVLQGACSGCPSSTLTLKAGIENLLKRMVPEVQEVEAING
- a CDS encoding IS4 family transposase, which produces MGKNRQEISQLIEAKASCFSGCLNKIFSKEKLDLLARESGFVQRKSRLDASKFLDLLLFCDQYLDQVSLEDLANGFVEQHGLSISKQAVQERFNIKAVEFMSALLSQLLAGQLNLNPSEQNKFKRFNRVMVKDSTRYTLPEAYAKTFKGHGGQGSKAQISIQYEYDLLTNVTQRLELTAACRNDQTDSRQTLGDIEKGDLLVRDLGYVTQHYLKHVSQQGAYFLNRLNSRWGVQDVDQAPIDFSAILRKLNKHTLPALELEVKIADMPMRMIVAKVPEQVYKQRLLRAERAAHGRHKVSKEYKTRAWLNIFITNVPKAWVSTSQVQGIYRTRWQIELVFKAWKSQARIDKMKAMKQERFQCQLIARFIWIMLHYQAFRLIEQGLLDQGMAIRCSQNKFFKTAFRLSNDLKKVVFEDQPLEYWFKKLLIRSDRKYLTETKNGKQNVFKTINNFLT